GGATCGCCGCCCGGTACATGGGCGAGGACCGCGCCGAGGAGTACGGCGCCCGCAACGGCGTTCCGGGCGAGCTGCTGGTCCGCGTCACGGTCGGCCAGGTGGTGGCCGTGAAGGATCTGGCGGACTGAGCGGCCGGCTCAGCCGACCGAGTCCAGGAGCCGGGCGGTGTGCATCCGCCCGGCGTACTCGACGAGCCGGATCAGGACTTCCTTGCCGGAGTCCCGGTCCCGCGCGTCGCACAGCACCACGGGTGTACCACGGTCGAGGTCGAGGGCACGGGAGACGTCGTGGGCGCCGTGGGTGCGGGCTCCCGCGAAGCAGTTGACGGCCACCACGAACGGGATGCGCCGGTGCTCGAAGTAGTCGACCGCGGGGAAGCAGTCCTCCAGGCGCCGGGTGTCTGCGAGGACGACGGCGCCGAGGGCGCCTTGGGACAACTCGTCCCAAAGGAACCAGAAGCGGTCCTGCCCCGGAGTGCCGAAGAGGTAGAGGGACAGGCCGGAGCGGATGGTGATGCGCCCGAAGTCCATGGCGACGGTGGTGGTGACCTTGTGGTCCACACCGTCGGTGTCGTCCACCAGTTGCCCTGCCTCGCTGAGGAGTTCCTCGGTACGCAGCGGCCGGATCTCGCTCACGGCTCCGACCAGGGTCGTCTTGCCGACGCCGAACCCGCCGGCGACCAGTATCTTCAGCGCCAGGGCGGTGGTGTCGCCGACGGCGTCGGAGTGCTCGGTGACCATGATCACTTCTCTCGGGAGGGCCGGCTGCGGTCGGCGTCCGCCTGGTACGGGGATGAAGGCAGCATCATGACAACGGGGCCGTATCTCGGGGCGGTTGGACTGAAACGCACCTGATGTGACCGACTCGCGTCAGACCGGAGGCGCAACGCGCACGGATCGGGACACAACGCATGCGGATCGGTGGAGGGAACTACAGGCAACCCCGTGCGAGGCGGGTTCTGAACGTTCATCTACAAGGCTCGCAATCCCGCGATGACCTCGCGCAGGATCCGTTCGTCGGGCAACTGCGCCGGGGGCACCGGACGGCTGATGACCACGCAGCCCAGCTCCAGGAGGTCGCCGAGCAGCACCCTGACCACGCCGACAGGGAGGTCCGCGTCCGCCGCGAGTTCGGCGACGGACTGCGTCTCTGTACGGCACAGCTCGATCAGGGTCCGGTGTTCGGGGCCGAGCGCGGTGCCGTCGTCGAGCGCCGGTGCCGTGGGGTCGAGGGTGACGAGGGCGATCAGGTCGAAGCGCACCCCAGCGGGTCCCGGCTGGGTGCGCCCGCCCGTCATCGCGTAGGGGCGGACCAGTGGCCCGGCCTCGCCGTCGTACCACTGGCTGCCCGGCTCCCCCGGGCCGCCGGTCCGGATCTCGGTCATCGGTGCCGCCCTTTCGGTGTCATCCGGCCGCGGGCGGCTGCGCGGTGACACGCGGTGCTGTGTAGAGGTGCTCGCCGACCCGCTTGACCAGGCGTGCCATCTCGTAGGCGACCAGTCCGATGTCGGCGGTGACGGCGGTGAGGACGGCGAGGCAGGAGCCGTCGCCGGCGGCGGCCACGAAGAGGAACGCGTCGTCCATCTCGACCATGGTCTGCCGCACACCGCCCGCTCCGAAATGCCGTCCCGCTCCCTTGGCGAGGCTGTTGAAGCCGGAGGCGACGGCAGCGAGGTGCTCGGCGTCCTCCCGGGCGAGACCGGTGGAGGCGCCGACGGCCAGCCCGTCGTTGGAGAGCACGACGGCGTGCCGCACCTCGTGCACGCGCATCACCAGGTCGTCGAGCAACCAGTCCAGTTCGCCGGAGCGCTGGCCGGCCCTCGTGTTCGGGTCCTGGATCATGCCGGGTCTCCTTCACTGCTGTCAGTGCCCGTTTCGGGTTGCGGGGCGCGGCCGCGGCCGGACTGTCTGCCGCCGCCGCGCGCCCAGCCGTCGCGGTAGGCCGTCATGCGGTCCCGTACCAGTTCGGGGGTGCGCCGTTCGTCATCGTGTCGTTCGGTCTCCGGCGCGGGCCCTTCGGGGCGCTGTTGCCGGAGCTGAGGAGCGAGGCTCGCCTGGCGCACGCGGCGCGGGAGGTCGTCGGTGGTCTCGGAGTCCTGGGGCGGTCGGTGCAGTCTCAGGGCGGTGACTCCGGGTGGCGGGGTTTCGTCGACGGTCGCGTGCCGGGCCGGCTCCTCCGCGGCGCTGTGCGGGCCGGGAGCGGTGGCCGCGAGGGCGGGCCGGTCCGAGCGGGCGGCGACGGATTCCTGATGCGGGCTCCTGTCGGGCACACGCGCATACTCGCGTTCCGGCTCGTGACGCGCCTGCTCGCCTCGGTGGGAGGCACGTTCCGCCGCGCCGCTGTGCAACAGGGCGGTGGGCAGCAGGACGACGGCGGTGGTGCCTCCATAGGGGGAGGTCCGCAGATGCACCTTGACGTCGAGCCGGAAGGCGAGCCGGCTGACCACGAAGAGTCCGAGCCGGTCGCTGTCGAACAGGTCGAGGGCCTCGGACTGCTCGATGCGGCGATTGGCCTTCTCGAGGGCCTCGGCGCCCATGCCGAGACCCCGGTCCTCGATCTCCAGGGCGTAGCCGTTGCCGACGGGCTCGCCGGTGACACGCACGCGTGTGTGAGGCGGTGAGAACTGGGCGGCGTTCTCGAGGAGTTCGGCGAGCAGGTGGGTGAGGTCGGCGACGGCGGCACCGATGACATGGGCCTCGGGGAGCTGGCGCACCTCCACGCGCGCGTAGTCCTCGACTTCGGACACGGCGGCCCGTACGACGTTCGTCAGGGACACCGGCACGCGCCAGGCCCGGCCGGGTGCCGCGCCGGAGAGGATGATCAGGCTCTCGGCGTGCCGCCGCATACGCGTGGTGAGGTGGTCCAGGCGGAACAGGTCGCTCAGCTCGTCGGGGTCGTCCGAGCGGCGCTCCATGCTGTCCAGGAGGCTGAGCTGGCGGTGGACCAGTACCTGGCTGCGGCGGGCCAGGTTGACGAAGACCCCGGAGATGCCGCTGGCGAGCTCCGCGCGTTCCACGGCGGCGCGCAGAGCGGCGCGGTGGACGGTGGTCAGCGCTTCCGCGACCTGACCCGTCTCGTCCTCGGCAGGTGGTTCGGCGGGCGCCTCCGCCTGGATGTCGATCTCCTCGCCCGCGCGCAGTCTGCGCATCGCTTCGGGGAGTTTGCGGCGGGCGATCTCCAGAGCGTCGTTGCGCAGGCTCACGAGTTCGACGACAAGTGCGCGTCCGATGCGGACGGATATGACGAGCGACGCGGCGACCGCGGCCAGGCCGAGGAGCACAGCGGCACCCGCGGGGCTGAGCAGGCCGCGTGTGACCGGGTCGGCGCGGCCGGCGACGGCCCGGCCCGTGTCCGTCGCGATGTCCCGCATGCCGTCCTGCACGCGCGCGTGGGCGGTGTCCCAGGCGGCCTGCGGTGCCGCTTCGGTGGGCTTGGTACCCGGCCGGGCGGCGAGAATCTTGTCCTCGGCGGCACCGAGGGCAGTGTAGGAATCGCTTTCGGTCAGGTTCTGCCAGGCCGCGCGCTGGGCGGCGGGCAGATCGGCGACGGCGGCCTCGGTGAGGGTACGCCGTGCGGCGACGGCGGCGCCGAACAGCCGTAGCCGCTCGCCCTGCAGCTGCCCGGCGGCCCGCGCGCCGCCGAGGACGGTGTCCTCCTGGGCCAGCGCCTCGGCGGCCCGGCTGAATTCGAGCAGCACGCGCGCGTCGGAGCCGACCTCGGCCTGCTGGATGCCGGTGAGTGCGCCGTCCACGGCGAAGGCCGCGCCGATGGTCTTCGTGTACTCCGCGTACACCGTGTCCCAGCCGGCCTTGTGGTCGAGTACGGCCGTCCGCAGTGCGCGCAGGTGCTCGGCGCCGGTGACGAAGGCGTCGAGGCGTCCGGAGACACCGGCGGGCAGTTCCTCGGTGTCGGCGACGGTGTTGTCGCGGCCGAGCCGCAGCTTGGCCACGGCCCGGTCGGTAGTGTCGGCCAGGCTCTGCACGTCGCTGCCGTCGCCCGCGCCCGGCGCGATCGCGTAGCGCACGGCTGCGGCGCGCTCGGTCTGGAGCGCGGCGACGGCTGTGGCCACCGGGGTGCGCAGTTCGGCGTCGATCCGCTGGGACTGCCGCAGCCGGGCGACGTCCTGGGCGGTGGTGACGGTGGCGTACGCCCACAGGGCGAGCAGCGAGACGACCGGCACCATCAGCAGGCTGACCACCTTGGCGCGCACCGTGCGGGGGCGCAGGTGCCGACGGTCCGCACGCGCGCGTGCCTTGGCCGGTCGTGTGCCGAGCGGGCGGTCGGTGCTCTCGGCGGCGGGCGGTCCGGCGTGTGCGCGGCGACCGCGCGGCGGGCGCGCCGGGGTGCCGGCTTTCGGGGTGGTACGGGGTGGGCGCATGGCCTCCTCGCTCGGGACGTGGGTCGGGGCTCGGGCCGGGCTCCGGCTAGCGGGCGATGCTCTCGACGGGCCGCTGGGCGGAAGCGGAGGCCTCTCGCTCGTCGGCCGTGGGTGAGAGGGCGACGAAGGCCGAGGTGATGAAGAGATAGGACCCGAGGCCGACGGCGAGGGGGAAGATGAACTGCATCGCCGTGGCCCCGGGGAGGGTGTGGCCGGAGGGGTCCACACGCACGCTCACCGCGAACATCCCGGTGTAGTGCATGCTGCTGACGGCCGCCCCCATGACGAGGGAGGCGACGGTGACCGCGCGGGGCGACCTGATGTTGAGGCCCGCCCACAGGGCCGCGGTCGCCGCGACGACGGCGATCAGCACCGACACTCCGACGAGGACGGGGTCGTACCGGATGTCGCCGTGCAGCCGGACCGCCGCCATGCCCAGGTAGTGCATGCTGGCGACGCCCAGGCCGGTGGTGAGGCCGCCGAGGAGGAGCGCCCGGTTGCGGTCCCGGCTGTAGCCGACCGCGAAGACGCCGGCGCAGACGACGACCATGGCGACGAGGAGACTCAGGATGGTCAGCGGAACGTTGTAGCGGATGTCGGTGCCACTGACGCGGAAGCCGAGCATGGCCACGAAGTGCATGGTCCAGATGCCCGTCCCGATTGCGGATGCCGCGGTGACGAGCCAGTTGCGGCGCGAGCGGCCGGTGGTGGCGAGCGCGCGGACGGTGCAGCGCAGTCCGAGCGCGGCGCCTATACAGGCCATGACGTACGACAGTACGGGGGTCAGCCAGCCGAAGGCGGCGTGGTCCAGGTGTCCCATGGCCAAAGGACGCTAGGGGGGCACGGGCGCACGAAGGGGGCGCATTTCGAAAGCTGTTGGAATATGACAGGCGGATGCGACGGAACGATCGGGTCCGGCTCGAACGTGTGCGCCTACGTATCCCCCATGACGGTGAGGAATCATGCCGAGCATGAGCGATGACCACACACATGTGCAGGATTTCTTCACCACCCGTGCTGCCGACTGGGACAGCCGGTTCCCGGACGACGGTCCCGCCTATGCGGCAGCAGTCGCCGATCTCGAACTGCGGCCGGGCGACCGGGTGCTGGACGCGGGGTGCGGCACGGGGCGCGCCCTGCCGCCGCTGCGGGCCGCCGTGGGCCCGTCCGGGGTGGTGCTGGGCGCCGATCTGACCCCGGCGATGCTCGAGGCCGCCGTGCGGGCGGGCCGGGGCCGGGACGGCCGGCTGCTGCGCGCGGATGTCACCGCACTGCCGCTCGTGTCCAGGTCCCTGGACGCCGTGTTCGCGGCCGGCCTGATCGCCCATCTGCCGCGTCCGGAGGCGAACCTGCGGGAGCTGGCCCGTGTGGTGCGTCCCGGTGGCACGCTGGCGCTGTTCCATCCCATCGGGCGCGCGGCCCTGGCGGCGCGTCAGGGCCGACAGCTCACGCCCGACGATCTGCGCGCGGAGGCCAACCTCGCCCCGATGCTGACTCGTTCGGGGTGGAGCATGACGTCGTACGCCGACGAGGACTGCCGCTTTCTCGCGCTCGCCGTGTGCGCGAACTGAACGCGGGAGCGCCGAAGGCCGCGGGTCAGTCCGTTCCGGCCACGGACGCCGCGAAGGCGTCGGGGTTGTCGAACATGACGTTGTGCCCGGCGCCGGGTACCGTCACCACGCGCACCCCGGCGGCTTCCAGGCTCCCCCGGCCCTCCAGTTCACCGCTGAGTTCGCCCTGCAGACAGACGCGCTCGACGGGCAACTTTTCGAGGATCGTGCGCATCACGGGAGCAGAGCCCCGACGTAGCCCGACGGCGCTGCGGTGCAGGGCGCGGGGGTCGGCCAGGCGCATGGTGGCCGCCCACAGCGGGCCGACGGCCTCCAGCACGCGCGCGTGCTGCTTCTCGACGAATTCGTCCTCCCCGTAGGTGGCAATCCCGCTGCTACCGGCCCTCGGCGACGGAGGGCGTCCAGATTGGCCTCTGCGAGCACGAGCCGTGCGACGAGGTCGGGCCGCGGTGGGCGAGCACGATGGCCAGAGCGCCACCCATGCTGTGCGCGATCAACTCGGCGCCGCGGACGCGAGATTGGTCCAACGCGGCCGCCACCGCGTGGGCCTGCTCCTCCAGCGCGTATCCGAACGTGCTGGGCCGGTCACTGATGCCGTGTCCCGGCAGATCCACGAAGAGGCTGCGCCGACCCGCGAGTTGAGGGCGGGCGGCGATGTGCGCGTGGTAGACGGCGGACATCGAGCCCAGTCCGTGCAGATACACCCGCGCGGGTTCCGCACCCGGCACCTCGGTCCAGCGGATCGGGCTTCCCTCGCTGTCGAACACGGCCTGCTGCACAGTGCTCCTCCCTGGTGTCCTCCGACGCTTCGGACACGTCCTGCGCCGGCACATCGCGGCGCTCACCGGGCATGTGCGGCCCGTCGCCGAAAGCACGCTGTATCCGGCGATCAAGCGGCTGGAGAAGGCGGGCCTGCTGGTGCGGGCCACCGAGCCCGGCGCGATGGCGGCCCCGCGCCACGTACTGAGGCTGACCGAGAAGGGCGGCACGGAGCTGAAGCGCCGGCTCGCCGAACCCGCGCAGCGCGAGATCACTGATGAGAACAACTGGTTCACGCTGCTCGCGTTCCTACGGCACCTGGACGACCCCGCCGCTGAGGCGGCCGTACTGCGACGCCGGCTGGCCTTCCTGGAGGAGCCGGCGAGTTTCTTCTACGACGGCGACCGGCCACTGCGCGCCGAGGAGCTGGACGACCCGTTCCGGCGCGGTGTGCTCCTCATCGTGCGCGCCACGAGCCGGGCCGAACTGGCCTGGCTGCGCGACACCCTGGTGTCACTCGGCGGTGTCGGCCGCTGAGGTGTCCCCGTGCCGCGCCGGGCAGCCGTGGAGCCCGGGAACCGGGCGGGTGCCGAGGCCGGCCACCCGGTAGCCGTCCCGGTAGCTCTTGATCTCCCAGTTCTGTCGTGCGAAGTGCGGAGCGCGGCGCGGCGGCAGCAGGCGGACGAGCCGGCCACGCGCGCGGACGGCGCGGCGCACGAACGCCGTGGTGGCCGCGCCGGGCTGGGTGTATCGGAACGCGCGCAGCAGGTGCTCGTCGAACAGGGCGAGCATCGCGGTGCGCAGCAGCGGCGCCAGAGGGCGCGGATACCAGGACACCATCAGGTCGAGAGTGGCGTCGGAGACCGTCCGGGACTGCTCGTCCCAGCTGAAGTGTTCCCGCTCGTAGGCGTCGAGGAGTGTCTCGAACTCCTCGTACGTCTCGGGGATGTCGGGGATGCCCATGTGGCGGCCGAGAGTGCGGTAGTACTCGGTCGCGGCGACGACCTCGTGCCGGGACAGCCGCCGCCAGCCGTAGGCGTCGATCCAGCGCCGGGGCACCACGACGAACGTGCTCAGCACATACCGCATGTCGTCGTCGCTGATGTCGTAGCTGCGGTGCATCTGGTTGATGCGGCGGATCGCGGTACGGCCCTCCTCGGCGGCGTAGCCGTGCTCGACGATGGTGTCGAGGAGCAGTGCGGTGTCGTCATACCGCTTCTGTGTGCGTTCGGTCAGCTCTGCCGTCCGCGCGAGCAGCCGCCCGATGCTGGGCACGGCGTAGGTGCGGTACAGGGCCAGTTCGAGTGCGCGGGTGTAGTCCCATGGAAACTCGAAGGCCGCACTGAGCCGGTAGATCTCCAGCGCGTCCGCCACCGGGTCCAGCCGGCGGATCTGCCCGAGCCGCTCGAAGCGCTTCACCGAGCCCGCCCCCTTCTGCCGCAGAAATTCCAACTCTACGTTGAATGACAGCAGATGAGTGATGGACATGGCCCCGTTCAGGGGGAGGGTGATCCGCGTGTTCGGCCAGATACGCAAGTACGCCGCCAGGCTCCGCACCGCCACGCCCACGCAGCCGGCGGGCACGCGGGAGAGGCGTGCACACAACTTGTTCGAAGCGGCGGCCGCCTACATCGTGGCCCGTGTGGAGGACGATCAGGAACGGATCGAGGAGGCCGCGGCCTGGGTGTCTCCAGAAGCACTGTCGTTCGGGGTCAGCGAACTCGCCTGCCGCGCCGTCGTCGCGTTGGCCCGGGAGCGCTCCGAGTCGCCCGCGGCGGTGGCCCACGATCTCCTCGGGCTGCCCACAGGGTGAGGAAGACTCCCGCCAACTGTGGTCGTTTCGCCCCCGTCCAGGTGGAAACCTGCAGGTCCGCGTGATGTGAGGAGTCGTGACAAGCGGCTTCCGCTCGCACTAGGGTGCGCGCCGTTGGACGAACCACTGGGAGGCTGGGATGGCCAGGACCGATGATGGGGCCGTCGCCGCCGCGGACGATGCGCTGTACGTACTGACGGCGGTGCTGCTGACGCCGGCACAGTTTCCGAGCGTTCTGGGCGACGACTATCCGGAGGCATGCGCGGCGCTGGGACTCGCGCCCCTCGCCGACGGGTACGGCCTGGTGCTGGGACAGGACGGCGACGGCGCGCGCTGGACGGTCGTCATCGACGACGTCTCGCTGGTCGCCGTGGCGATCGCGTCCTGGGACTGCGGCATGGAGTACGAGCTGTCGCCCGACGAGCGTGCGGTCGTGGCCGCCCTGCCGGGCTGGCCGCTGGCGGTCGCCGTCGCGGCTCCCGGCATCCCCGCCCCACACGATCCCGCTGCCGACATGGCGGATCGGCCCGCGCTGAGCCCGCCGGACACCAGCACCTGGGGGCCGGCCCAGCGCCGCCTGGGCGCCGACGAGATCGCGCTGCAGTGGGCGGCTTGGCGCGGGCAGATCGACGACGCGAAATTCTCCACGCCGGACGGACAGGAGACGCCGGACGGGCAGGAGATATCGGGCGGGCAGGAGAAGCCCGAGGGGCGGGACAGCCTGGAAGGGGAAGGGCAGGAGCAGGTCCGGGAGGCGTCGCCGGAGGACCGGCAGGGGGTGCCGCAGAGCGGCCACCGGGGAGTCAGGCGCGTACTAGCGGAGGCGCGCGCCTACGTAGACTCGCCGCCACCTCTCGGCCGAGTGCGCTCGTCGTTCGCCCCCGGGGACGCCCGCACCCTGCGCGCCGACGGTCCCGGCTGGTCGATCGTGGCCCGCACCGACGACATAGCCTTCGTCCTGCTCGACGACGAGCCGGGCGAGGTCCTGCCGGTGGGCCGGGGACCCGAGCTGCCGGGCCTGCTGGAGGCACTCGACAAGATGGCCGTACGCCCCATCTGAGGCCGTACGCCCTCCCCGTGCGTACGGTTGCGCGCCCACGGAGCGGCGTGAGCCCGGGGCGCCCTCCAGGGCCAGGGCGCCCCACGCCGGGCGCGGCCTTCAGAGCCATGGCCCAGCCTCAAGGACCAAGCGACCCCCGAGGCCATACGCCGGCCGCGAGGGCCGGACCAGCCCTCGAGGCCGGTCCGGCCCGCGGTCGCTTGCAAGGGCGCCCCAGGGGCGTCCGCCCTGCCCTCAGCGGCCGAGTTCCTTGCGGGTGACCCTGCGGAGCCTGCGCCGCTGTGAAGGGTCCAGTGCCAGATACGCGGCGACCGGAACTCCGACCACGATCAGGAACGCCACCCACCAGGGCAGCCAGATCAACAGGATCAGCCCGACCGCCACACCCCCGACGGCGATCTTCGCGTTGTTCGACATGAGCGTCGCCTCCTTCACGGCCACTGCCGCTCTCTGCTGTGAAAACGGCCCCCAGGTCCGCACAGTTCCGGAACACGACCCTGGGACGTCCCTGAGCCCTACCCTTAGTGGGTTCCTTGTCGCTGAGACCCTGCACCATCGAACAGGTTGTGAAGTGGCCTGGATCACGACGCCAGTATGCCCGGGTCGCCCTCGCCGTGCTGTACCCTCGGCGACTCCGACCGAGTAGTCAAATTTGAGGAGTGCGGGCAGAGCTGTGCAGACCAACCCGACGGCACCACCCTCAGACCTCTCCGAACTGGCCCGATACTGCACGACGTTCCTGCCGTCCGACCCCGCCCGCACGGGCCGGATCGCGTTCTGGCGGCGGGACGGCGAGGTCCCTCCTGTCGTCGCCGACGGATCGCCGGCGGAATGGCACATCGTGATGCCCACGGCGGACGGTGGCGTCGAGCCGGTCCGTACGCCCGCGCTCCTGCTGCCCATGGGACGCGCCCTGCCCTTGCTCGCACGCGCGCGTGCACGGCCGCAAGGGCACCGCTCGTCCGTATTCTGGGGTGCCGCCTGCCAACTGGCCCTGCACTTCCTGGCCCGTGGCCTGCTGCTGCCGGGGCTCTCCCCCGGCGATCACGACGTCTGGCGTATGGCCCCGCTGTCCGCGCGGGACGCGGAGCTGATCCACGAACTCGCCGCCGCCATGCCGCCCGAGGCCCATGCGGTACCGCTCCCGACCGAAGGACCACCCCGGCTGCCGGACCCGGAACGGCTGCTACGCGCTTTCCTGGACGCGGTCGCCGACGTATTCCCGCGCTCCCCCGCGGCCCCGTCGGTGACCGGTGGCCCTGCGTTCGCGGCGCACGAACCGCAGCACTTGCCCGCCCTGAGGGCGTGGGCCGACGACATCGCCGCCGGCCATGGCGCCGGTGTGCGGCTGTCCCTGCGCGTGGAGGTCTCCGGGCTCAACGACGTCGCGCAGGGGGACGACGCTCCGGTCCGGTTCCGTGCGGTCGTACAGGTGCAGGGCGTGAGCGGAGCGGCGGACGTCCTCGACGCCTCCGCCCTGTGGACCGGTACGGGAGCCGTACACGAAACGGTCGGTCCACGCGCGCGTGCCGACGCATTGCTGGCGCTGCGCCGCGCCGCCCACGCCTGGCCGCCGTTGACACCGCTGCTCTCCGCCGCCGTACCCGATGCCGTGGACCTCGCCGACGACGAGATCGCCGAACTGCTGGACACGGGCACACGGGCTCTGGCCACGGCGGGAGTCGACGTGCACTGGCCGAAGGAGCTGTCGCATGACCTCACGGCGCTCGCGACCGTCGGCCCACCGGACGACGGCGCTGCCGCCCCGCGGGATGCCACGGCGCCCGCGTCACTGCTCTCCTCGGACGCCACGGTCGGCTTCAGTTGGTGGTTCGCGCTGGGCGGGCGGGAGTTGTCCCGGGAGGAACTGGACCGGCTCGCGGAGGCCAAGCGTCCCCTGGTGCGGCTGCGCGACGGATGGGTTCTGGTCGACCCACGGCAGGCGCACCGTGCCCGGACCCGTCAGGACCACGCCCTCTCCCCCGTCGAGGCGCTGGCCGCCGCTCTGACGGGCTCGGCGGAGGTCGACGGGCATCAGGTCGACGTACGGTCGTCGGGGTGGCTGGAGCGGCTCCGGGAGCGGCTCACGGACCCCGGGACGGCACACACCGTCGGGCAGCCGCCCGGCCTGGCCGCCACCCTGCGCGCGTACCAGCTCCAGGGCCTCGACTGGCTGGCCCGCATGGCCTCTCTCGGCCTCGGCGGCTGTCTGGCCGACGACATGGGCCTCGGCAAGACGGTCACGCTGATCGCACTGCATCTGCACCGGCAGACGGACGCCTCGTCCGCCGGTCCCACGCTCGTCGTCTGCCCGGCTTCCCTGCTCGGCAACTGGCAGCGCGAGATCGAGCGGTTCGCTCCGGGTGCGCCGGTGCGCAGGTTCCACGGGCCCGGGCGCGCTCTCGGGTCCGTCGGGGACGGGGAGTTCGTCCTGACGACGTACGGCACGATGCGCCTGGATGCCGGGCGGCTCGCCGCGCACCCCTGGGGCATGGTCGTGGCCGATGAGGCGCAGCATGTGAAGAACCCCTACTCGGCGACCGCGCGGGCGCTGCGTTCCATCGGGGCACGCGCGCGTGTGGCGCTCACCGGCACCCCGGTGGAGAACAACCTCACGGAGCTGTGGGCCATCCTCGACTGGACGACTCCCGGCCTGCTGGGCCGCCTCGGCACTTTCCGCGCGCGCTACGCGCAACCGGTCGAGGGCGGCCTCGACCCCGTCGCGGCACAGCGGCTCGCGAGGCTCGTGCGGCCGTTCCTGCTGCGGCGGCGCAAGTCGGACCCCGGCATCGTCCCCGAACTGCCGCCGAAGACCGAGAGCGATCACCCAGTGGACCTCACATCCGAACAGGCGGGACTGTACGAGGCGCTGGTGCGCGAGACGCTGGACCGGATCGCGGCAGCCGATGCCATGGCCCGCCGGGGCCTGATCGTGCAGTTGCTGACCGGGCTGAAGCAGATCTGCAATCACCCGGCGCAGTTCCTCAAGGAGGACGAACCGCGGCTCGCCGGGCGCTCGGGGAAGCTGGAGCTGCTCGACGAACTCCTCGGCACGATCCTCGCCGAGGGTTCGGGCGTGCTCGTCTTCACCCAGTACGTGCGCATGGCCCGCCTGCTCGAACGGCATCTGGCGGCCCGTGGGGTGCCCTCGCTGCTGCTGCACGGCGGCACCCCGGTCGCCGCGCGCGAGGAGCTGGTACGGCGCTTCCAGGACGGCGAGGTACCGGTGTTCCTGCTGTCCTTGAGGGCCGCCGGGACGGGCCTCAACCTCACCCGGGCCGAGCATGTCGTGCACTACGACCGCTGGTGGAATCCGGCGGTCGAGGCCCAAGCCACCGACCGCGCCCACCGCATCGGGCAGACGCGCCCGGTGCAGGTGCACCGGCTGATCGCCGAGGGAACCCTGGAGGA
The genomic region above belongs to Streptomyces sp. CG1 and contains:
- a CDS encoding oxygenase MpaB family protein, whose translation is MKRFERLGQIRRLDPVADALEIYRLSAAFEFPWDYTRALELALYRTYAVPSIGRLLARTAELTERTQKRYDDTALLLDTIVEHGYAAEEGRTAIRRINQMHRSYDISDDDMRYVLSTFVVVPRRWIDAYGWRRLSRHEVVAATEYYRTLGRHMGIPDIPETYEEFETLLDAYEREHFSWDEQSRTVSDATLDLMVSWYPRPLAPLLRTAMLALFDEHLLRAFRYTQPGAATTAFVRRAVRARGRLVRLLPPRRAPHFARQNWEIKSYRDGYRVAGLGTRPVPGLHGCPARHGDTSAADTAE
- a CDS encoding PadR family transcriptional regulator codes for the protein MLLPGVLRRFGHVLRRHIAALTGHVRPVAESTLYPAIKRLEKAGLLVRATEPGAMAAPRHVLRLTEKGGTELKRRLAEPAQREITDENNWFTLLAFLRHLDDPAAEAAVLRRRLAFLEEPASFFYDGDRPLRAEELDDPFRRGVLLIVRATSRAELAWLRDTLVSLGGVGR
- a CDS encoding ATP/GTP-binding protein; this encodes MVTEHSDAVGDTTALALKILVAGGFGVGKTTLVGAVSEIRPLRTEELLSEAGQLVDDTDGVDHKVTTTVAMDFGRITIRSGLSLYLFGTPGQDRFWFLWDELSQGALGAVVLADTRRLEDCFPAVDYFEHRRIPFVVAVNCFAGARTHGAHDVSRALDLDRGTPVVLCDARDRDSGKEVLIRLVEYAGRMHTARLLDSVG
- a CDS encoding class I SAM-dependent methyltransferase, which produces MSDDHTHVQDFFTTRAADWDSRFPDDGPAYAAAVADLELRPGDRVLDAGCGTGRALPPLRAAVGPSGVVLGADLTPAMLEAAVRAGRGRDGRLLRADVTALPLVSRSLDAVFAAGLIAHLPRPEANLRELARVVRPGGTLALFHPIGRAALAARQGRQLTPDDLRAEANLAPMLTRSGWSMTSYADEDCRFLALAVCAN
- a CDS encoding nitrate- and nitrite sensing domain-containing protein translates to MRPPRTTPKAGTPARPPRGRRAHAGPPAAESTDRPLGTRPAKARARADRRHLRPRTVRAKVVSLLMVPVVSLLALWAYATVTTAQDVARLRQSQRIDAELRTPVATAVAALQTERAAAVRYAIAPGAGDGSDVQSLADTTDRAVAKLRLGRDNTVADTEELPAGVSGRLDAFVTGAEHLRALRTAVLDHKAGWDTVYAEYTKTIGAAFAVDGALTGIQQAEVGSDARVLLEFSRAAEALAQEDTVLGGARAAGQLQGERLRLFGAAVAARRTLTEAAVADLPAAQRAAWQNLTESDSYTALGAAEDKILAARPGTKPTEAAPQAAWDTAHARVQDGMRDIATDTGRAVAGRADPVTRGLLSPAGAAVLLGLAAVAASLVISVRIGRALVVELVSLRNDALEIARRKLPEAMRRLRAGEEIDIQAEAPAEPPAEDETGQVAEALTTVHRAALRAAVERAELASGISGVFVNLARRSQVLVHRQLSLLDSMERRSDDPDELSDLFRLDHLTTRMRRHAESLIILSGAAPGRAWRVPVSLTNVVRAAVSEVEDYARVEVRQLPEAHVIGAAVADLTHLLAELLENAAQFSPPHTRVRVTGEPVGNGYALEIEDRGLGMGAEALEKANRRIEQSEALDLFDSDRLGLFVVSRLAFRLDVKVHLRTSPYGGTTAVVLLPTALLHSGAAERASHRGEQARHEPEREYARVPDRSPHQESVAARSDRPALAATAPGPHSAAEEPARHATVDETPPPGVTALRLHRPPQDSETTDDLPRRVRQASLAPQLRQQRPEGPAPETERHDDERRTPELVRDRMTAYRDGWARGGGRQSGRGRAPQPETGTDSSEGDPA
- a CDS encoding roadblock/LC7 domain-containing protein, which produces MIQDPNTRAGQRSGELDWLLDDLVMRVHEVRHAVVLSNDGLAVGASTGLAREDAEHLAAVASGFNSLAKGAGRHFGAGGVRQTMVEMDDAFLFVAAAGDGSCLAVLTAVTADIGLVAYEMARLVKRVGEHLYTAPRVTAQPPAAG
- a CDS encoding DUF742 domain-containing protein; its protein translation is MTEIRTGGPGEPGSQWYDGEAGPLVRPYAMTGGRTQPGPAGVRFDLIALVTLDPTAPALDDGTALGPEHRTLIELCRTETQSVAELAADADLPVGVVRVLLGDLLELGCVVISRPVPPAQLPDERILREVIAGLRAL
- a CDS encoding MHYT domain-containing protein encodes the protein MGHLDHAAFGWLTPVLSYVMACIGAALGLRCTVRALATTGRSRRNWLVTAASAIGTGIWTMHFVAMLGFRVSGTDIRYNVPLTILSLLVAMVVVCAGVFAVGYSRDRNRALLLGGLTTGLGVASMHYLGMAAVRLHGDIRYDPVLVGVSVLIAVVAATAALWAGLNIRSPRAVTVASLVMGAAVSSMHYTGMFAVSVRVDPSGHTLPGATAMQFIFPLAVGLGSYLFITSAFVALSPTADEREASASAQRPVESIAR